From the Aquitalea magnusonii genome, one window contains:
- a CDS encoding alkene reductase, giving the protein MDSTLFSAIQLGSLPLKNRIVMAPLTRSRAIGNVPNALMEQYYGQRAQAGLIITEGCSPSPNGLGYSRIPGLFNQEHMQGWQRVSNSVHQNGGKIFVQLMHTGRASHPANLPAGARVLAPSAIAVAGELWTDASGMQPYPVPVEMSEADIAQSIAEYAASAKLAMQAGFDGVELHAANGYLIDQFLNTASNQRNDRWGGSVENRIRFAVEVAKATVAAIGAEHVGMRISPYGVFNAMLPDAEMDALYLSLIDALNALGLLYIHVVDHSSMGAPKVSPDLKAKIRSSFNGAYILSGGYDLARANADLNAERGDLVSFGRPFISNPDLVTKLQSGQALLVADPATFYTPGEKGYTDY; this is encoded by the coding sequence ATGGACAGTACGCTGTTCTCCGCCATCCAGCTTGGCAGCTTGCCGCTGAAGAACCGCATTGTGATGGCACCACTGACCCGCAGCCGTGCAATCGGCAATGTACCCAATGCGTTAATGGAACAGTATTACGGCCAACGTGCGCAGGCCGGATTGATTATTACCGAAGGCTGCTCTCCATCTCCCAACGGTCTGGGCTATTCCCGCATTCCCGGGCTGTTCAACCAAGAGCACATGCAGGGATGGCAACGGGTAAGCAATAGCGTGCATCAGAATGGCGGCAAAATCTTTGTGCAACTGATGCATACCGGTCGGGCCAGCCACCCTGCGAACCTGCCGGCGGGCGCGCGTGTGCTGGCTCCTTCGGCAATTGCCGTAGCGGGAGAGTTATGGACGGATGCCTCGGGAATGCAGCCTTATCCCGTTCCGGTGGAAATGAGTGAGGCCGACATCGCCCAGAGCATTGCCGAATATGCCGCCTCGGCCAAACTGGCTATGCAGGCCGGGTTTGACGGCGTGGAATTGCATGCCGCGAATGGCTATCTCATCGACCAATTTCTCAATACCGCGTCCAATCAGCGCAATGACCGCTGGGGCGGCTCAGTCGAGAACCGCATCCGCTTTGCTGTCGAAGTGGCCAAGGCAACCGTTGCCGCGATTGGTGCCGAGCACGTTGGCATGCGTATCTCTCCCTATGGCGTATTCAATGCCATGTTGCCGGATGCCGAAATGGATGCGCTCTACCTGAGCCTGATCGACGCGCTCAATGCGCTTGGTCTGCTCTACATCCATGTGGTGGATCACAGCTCAATGGGCGCGCCCAAAGTCAGCCCTGATTTGAAGGCAAAAATTCGTTCCTCCTTCAACGGTGCATACATTCTTTCCGGTGGTTATGACCTGGCACGAGCCAACGCAGACCTTAATGCTGAACGTGGCGATCTGGTTTCATTTGGTCGCCCGTTCATCTCGAATCCGGATCTGGTGACCAAGCTGCAGTCAGGCCAGGCGCTGCTTGTCGCTGATCCCGCTACCTTCTATACGCCGGGTGAAAAAGGCTACACCGACTATTGA
- a CDS encoding tautomerase family protein: MPLVRIDIKQNPDTSYAKRLGKVVYESMKAAINVPDKDNFQVLTEHDDDHIVYDPTYLGIKRTDGVVFIQITLNEGRTTEQKKLLYKTIAENLNREVGVRLEDVFISLVEVKKENWSFGNGIAQYAS; this comes from the coding sequence ATGCCCCTGGTGCGTATCGACATCAAGCAGAACCCTGACACGTCCTATGCCAAAAGGCTGGGGAAGGTGGTTTACGAGTCAATGAAGGCCGCGATTAATGTGCCTGACAAGGATAACTTTCAGGTCCTGACAGAGCACGACGACGACCACATCGTCTATGACCCGACGTATCTCGGGATCAAGCGAACCGATGGCGTGGTGTTTATCCAGATCACGCTCAACGAAGGACGGACAACAGAACAAAAAAAGCTGCTCTACAAGACAATTGCGGAGAACCTTAACCGAGAGGTCGGCGTTCGGTTGGAAGATGTCTTCATCAGTCTGGTCGAGGTCAAAAAAGAGAACTGGTCGTTCGGCAATGGCATTGCCCAATACGCAAGCTGA